The Manis javanica isolate MJ-LG chromosome 4, MJ_LKY, whole genome shotgun sequence genome contains a region encoding:
- the ANKRD35 gene encoding ankyrin repeat domain-containing protein 35 isoform X1 — protein MKRIFSCSSSQVAVERWNCRDQKLLEAVQRGDVGRVAALASKKSARPTKLDSNGQSPPFILLPPGLDSGRFHLAASKGLTECLTILLANGADINSKNEDGSTALHLATISCQPQCVKVLLQHGANEDAVDAEHRSPLHWAASSGCASSVLLLCDHEAFLDVLDNDGRTPLMIASLGGHAAICSQLLQRGAQVTATDKDDKSALILACEKGSAEVAELLLSHGADVGVVDNMGHDALHYALHTQDKVLWQLLRQALNRRQQAGQELVQHPYLASQASPSKPQVGFPPKSPWKAEPKEEQEEEEDEDPVSEEWRWKYEEERNKVSLLEEELVQKTEEYKAQAAAYLGLENQIREQVQELGVLLSPKPGAPGGQGSSLWPGGDGMDHGCPLDLLAGCIRELKNQQQAAATAAPNLVLASKKAEEPGPWGSQDEAHGRSQPEEQGPPRSQRPQTFGKTTGQQLTTIGGQALSPDPTDKLYVGQERAQAPGAEPTGTVAEPGAPVAMNQLLLQLREELAAVWREKDAARGVLSRPVLEGALGTPRAEAAAAAWEKMEARLEQVLVRLDRAKAGLQVKPEAPVQESREGGPKAGPGTITKEDEGKDKRAPGARGEPLGAPGREQMLGGGLAKEQLEKEVSALRLSNSHLLEELGELGRERQRLQGELQSLGQRLQQESVSKPEAQVQLQQLRRSVGLLTDELAMENEAMEELQKHLASQTSGLRGLWDCLPPDLLGCGSARSSAARPLEELRACISTLVGWHRQAQQVLARLEEENQQLRGSPAPRGKTGGYSKAPASPEVAALEQDLGKLEEELRAVQATMGGKSQEIGKLKQLLYQATEEVAELRAREAASLRQHEKTRGSLVAQAQAWGQELKALLEKYNTACREMGQLREAVAEERRRSGDLAACAAEQERRASEMRRRSEQFEKTAELLKEKVELLTGACWDKEAKIKELLKKLEQLSEEVLAVRGENACLALQLQDSQKNHEEIISTYRNHLLNAAQGYMEQDVYNILLRILSLQEE, from the exons atgAAGCGCATCTTCTCCTGCTCCAGCTCACAGGTGGCG GTGGAGAGATGGAACTGCCGTGATCAGAAGCTACTGGAGGCAGTGCAGCGGGGGGATGTGGGACGTGTGGCTGCCCTGGCCTCCAAGAAGTCTGCCCGACCCACCAAGCTAGACTCAAATGGCCAGTCCCC TCCCTTTATCCTTCTGCCTCCTGGCCTTGATTCTGGCAGGTTTCATCTGGCAGCCTCCAAAGGCCTGACAGAATGTCTGACTATCCTGCTTGCAAATGGGGCTGATATCAACAGCAAGAATGAGGACG GAAGCACTGCCCTGCATTTGGCCACCATATCCTGCCAGCCACAATGTGTCAAGGTCCTACTGCAG CATGGCGCCAATGAAGATGCTGTGGATGCGGAACATCGGAGTCCACTGCACTGGGCAG cctcctctgGCTGTGCCTCAAGTGTGCTCCTGTTATGTGACCATGAAGCCTTCCTGGATGTCCTGGATAAT GATGGACGTACACCTCTGATGATTGCATCTTTGGGTGGTCACGCAGCTATCTGCTCACAGCTACTGCAGAGAGGTGCCCAAGTAACCGCCACAGACAAAGATGACAA GTCAGCTCTGATTCTAGCCTGTGAGAAAGGCAGCGCTGAGGTGGCTGAACTGCTCCTAAGCCATGGAGCAGATGTGGGGGTGGTGGACAACATGGGGCATGATGCTCTGCATTATGCTCTCCACACACAAGACAAGGTCCTGTGGCAGCTGCTGCGGCAGGCCCTGAACCGGCGCCAACAGGCAG GTCAGGAACTAGTTCAACACCCATATCTTGCATCCCAG GCTTCTCCATCTAAGCCTCAGGTGGGTTTTCCACCTAAGAGCCCATGGAAAGCAGAGCCTAAGGAGgagcaggaagaagaggaggatgaAGACCCAGTCTCAGAGGAGTGGAGATGGAAGTATGAAGAGGAGCGAAATAAAGTTTCTCTATTGGAGGAGGAACTGGTGCAAAAGACTGAAGAGTATAAGGCTCAAGCTGCAGCCTACTTGGGCCTGGAGAACCAGATTCGAGAGCAGGTGCAGGAGCTAGGGGTCCTTCTATCCCCAAAGCCtggagctccaggagggcagggctctAGTCTCTGGCCTGGAGGGGATGGCATGGACCATGGCTGTCCCCTGGACCTGCTGGCTGGATGCATACGAGAGCTAAAGAATCAGCAGCAGGCAGCAGCCACAGCAGCCCCAAATCTAGTATTAGCTTCCAAGAAGGCTGAGGAACCAGGCCCTTGGGGGAGCCAGGATGAAGCCCATGGAAGGTCCCAACCAGAAGAACAGGGGCCACCCCGGAGCCAAAGGCCTCAGACCTTTGGGAAAACCACAGGACAGCAACTGACTACCATTGGTGGGCAGGCCCTTAGCCCTGATCCAACTGACAAGCTGTATGTTGGCCAGGAAAgggcccaggccccaggagcTGAACCAACAGGCACAGTGGCTGAGCCAGGGGCCCCAGTGGCCATGAACCAACTCTTGCTACAACTGAGGGAGGAGCTGGCTGCAGTTTGGCGAGAAAAGGATGCTGCCCGTGGGGTTTTGTCAAGACCAGTCCTGGAGGGAGCTCTGGGGACACCTCGGGCTGAGGCTGCAGCAGCTGCCTGGGAGAAGATGGAGGCCAGGTTGGAGCAGGTGCTGGTGAGGCTGGATCGGGCAAAGGCAGGACTCCAGGTGAAACCTGAGGCCCCTGTCCAGGAGTCCAGGGAGGGAGGCCCAAAGGCAGGTCCAGGGACCATCACCAAAGAGGATGAAGGCAAGGACAAAAGGGCTCCTGGGGCCAGGGGAGAGCCTCTAGGGGCCCCAGGGAGGGAACAGATGCTAGGAGGAGGCCTGGCAAAGGAACAGCTGGAGAAGGAGGTGTCCGCACTGAGACTGAGCAACAGTCATTTGCTGGAGGAGTTGGGGGAGCTGGGGCGGGAGCGGCAGCGGCTGCAGGGAGAGCTGCAGTCCCTGGGCCAGAGGCTGCAGCAGGAGTCTGTGTCCAAGCCAGAAGCGCAGGTCCAGCTACAGCAGTTGCGGCGGAGTGTGGGGCTGCTGACAGATGAACTGGCCATGGAGAACGAGGCCATGGAGGAGCTACAAAAGCACCTGGCCTCCCAGACCAGTGGCCTCCGTGGGCTGTGGGACTGCCTGCCCCCAGACCTACTGGGCTGCGGGAGTGCACGGAGCTCAGCAGCCAGGCCTCTGGAGGAGCTGCGGGCCTGTATCAGCACCCTGGTGGGCTGGCACCGGCAGGCCCAGCAAGTGCTGGCTCGGCTAGAAGAGGAAAACCAGCAACTGAGGGGCTCTCCCGCCCCACGAGGGAAGACAGGCGGGTACTCAAAGGCCCCAGCATCCCCCGAAGTGGCTGCCCTGGAGCAAGACCTGGGGAAACTGGAGGAAGAGCTGCGGGCCGTTCAGGCCACAATGGGCGGGAAGAGCCAGGAAATCGGGAAGCTGAAGCAGCTGCTTTACCAAGCCACAGAAGAAGTGGCGGAACTGAGGGCCCGGGAGGCCGCCAGCCTGCGGCAGCACGAGAAAACTCGGGGTTCACTggtggcccaggcccaggctTGGGGCCAGGAGCTAAAGGCTCTCCTGGAAAAGTATAACACAGCTTGCCGGGAAATGGGTCAGCTGCGGGAGGCGGTGGCCGAGGAGCGCCGGAGGAGTGGGGACCTGGCTGCATGCGCAGCGGAGCAGGAGCGCCGGGCCAGCGAGATGCGTAGGCGTTCGGAGCAGTTTGAGAAAACAGCAGAGCTGCTGAAAGAGAAGGTGGAGCTTCTCACTGGGGCTTGCTGGGACAAGGAGGCCAAG ATCAAGGAATTGTTGAAAAAGCTGGAACAGCTTTCAGAGGAGGTCCTAGCAGTTCGGGGAGAAAATGCTTGCCTTGCCCTGCAGCTGCAG GATTCCCAGAAGAACCATGAAGAGATCATCTCTACCTATAGAAATCATCTGCTGAATGCTGCTCAG GGCTACATGGAACAAGATGTGTATAATATCCTACTGCGAATCCTCAGCCTGCAGGAGGAGTGA